From [Clostridium] symbiosum, a single genomic window includes:
- a CDS encoding Hsp20/alpha crystallin family protein: MLVPSIFNDNFVDNFFDDMFRFPGLTSEHNRSGSGVMKTDIKDLGENYQLDIELPGFAKEDIHAELSKGYLTVTAQKTTENNEKDGNGNYIRRERYSGSCRRSFHLGDNLKEEDIHASFENGILKLVFPKEEQRKAVEEKKFIAIE, encoded by the coding sequence ATGTTAGTACCGAGCATTTTTAATGATAACTTTGTAGATAATTTTTTCGATGACATGTTCCGTTTTCCGGGACTTACTTCCGAGCATAACCGCTCCGGTTCCGGTGTGATGAAAACCGACATCAAGGATTTGGGCGAAAATTATCAGCTTGACATTGAGCTTCCGGGATTTGCAAAAGAAGACATCCACGCTGAACTTTCGAAAGGCTACCTGACCGTAACCGCTCAGAAGACCACAGAGAATAACGAAAAAGATGGGAACGGCAATTACATCCGCAGAGAGCGTTACAGCGGAAGCTGCCGCAGAAGTTTCCATCTCGGCGACAACCTGAAAGAAGAAGACATTCACGCTTCTTTTGAAAACGGCATTCTGAAACTGGTATTCCCGAAAGAGGAACAGCGCAAGGCCGTTGAGGAAAAGAAATTTATCGCCATTGAATAA
- a CDS encoding MerR family transcriptional regulator: protein MKTYKTNEVAKIIGIHVNTVRLYEQCKLIPAPERMSNGYRVFTDLHIEQFRLARAALRAEVLQNGLRKQAVEIIKVSAAGDYRDARQRVARYLEQVELETRHAEEAIAIAGQILKGAASLSQKDGSVYTRKEAAELLQISMDTLRNWELNGLITVKRRKNRYRAYFCEDIERLKMIRSLRCANYSLTAILRMLSSLDANPSASIREKIDTPAPDEDVITACDKLLSSLADAKSNMNYVLTRIEKMEQMKL from the coding sequence ATGAAAACTTACAAAACAAATGAAGTGGCAAAAATCATCGGTATCCATGTAAATACCGTGCGTTTATATGAACAGTGCAAATTGATTCCGGCTCCTGAACGCATGAGTAACGGTTACCGGGTCTTTACCGATCTGCACATTGAACAGTTCCGGCTGGCCAGGGCCGCCCTCCGGGCGGAAGTACTGCAGAACGGCCTCAGAAAACAGGCAGTCGAAATCATCAAAGTATCCGCCGCAGGAGATTACCGGGATGCCAGGCAAAGGGTGGCGCGCTATCTGGAGCAGGTGGAACTGGAAACAAGACATGCGGAGGAGGCCATCGCCATTGCCGGACAGATTCTGAAAGGCGCGGCGTCCCTTTCACAAAAAGACGGTTCCGTCTATACCCGTAAAGAGGCGGCAGAACTTTTACAGATCTCGATGGACACGCTCCGCAACTGGGAACTCAACGGCCTCATTACCGTCAAACGCAGGAAAAACCGGTACCGCGCCTATTTTTGTGAGGATATTGAACGGCTTAAAATGATACGTTCCCTGCGGTGCGCTAATTACTCACTGACGGCAATTCTGAGGATGCTGTCGTCCCTCGATGCAAATCCTTCCGCCAGTATCCGCGAAAAGATCGATACCCCCGCACCGGATGAAGACGTGATTACCGCCTGCGATAAGCTGCTCTCCTCCCTTGCGGATGCAAAAAGCAATATGAACTATGTACTCACCCGGATCGAAAAAATGGAGCAGATGAAACTATAA
- a CDS encoding ABC transporter permease, with product MNKFITMLKTELKLSFRGMDMVIFAICMPVVVTALMGIIYGGKPASPGADYTFLEQSFGAVSTIAVCAGGVMGLPLVISDYRQKKILKRFKITPSSPVLLLSVQVSIYMIYSLIALVLVYLVSTLFFGMRLKGDFFPFIGTFFLVMLSMFSIGMMVGGVSPNTKIAGILASLLYFPMLIFSGATLPYEVMPPVLQKIAGVLPLTQGIKLLKATSLGLPLEHVTVPLIVMVVIGVVCGGISLLFFKWE from the coding sequence ATGAATAAATTTATTACGATGTTAAAAACAGAGCTGAAACTTTCTTTCCGCGGAATGGACATGGTCATTTTTGCCATCTGCATGCCGGTGGTTGTGACCGCGCTGATGGGAATCATTTATGGCGGAAAACCCGCCTCTCCCGGCGCGGATTATACCTTTTTAGAACAGTCCTTCGGCGCCGTCTCGACAATCGCGGTCTGCGCCGGAGGCGTGATGGGCCTGCCGCTTGTAATCTCCGATTACCGTCAGAAAAAAATCCTCAAGCGCTTTAAAATCACGCCCTCCAGCCCGGTTCTTCTGCTGTCGGTGCAGGTATCCATCTATATGATTTATTCGCTGATCGCACTGGTGTTGGTCTATCTGGTTTCCACCCTGTTTTTCGGCATGCGCCTTAAGGGAGACTTTTTTCCGTTTATCGGCACATTTTTCCTTGTCATGCTCTCCATGTTCAGCATTGGAATGATGGTGGGAGGCGTTTCTCCAAATACTAAAATTGCCGGTATCCTTGCAAGCCTTTTGTATTTTCCAATGCTGATTTTCTCCGGCGCCACGCTGCCGTATGAGGTGATGCCCCCGGTTCTGCAAAAAATAGCCGGTGTGCTGCCCCTGACCCAGGGAATCAAGCTCTTAAAAGCCACATCACTCGGCCTGCCGCTTGAACATGTAACGGTGCCTCTGATTGTGATGGTTGTGATTGGCGTTGTCTGCGGCGGAATTTCGCTCCTGTTTTTTAAATGGGAGTAA
- a CDS encoding ABC transporter ATP-binding protein, giving the protein MQTTIRVSGLEKSYGTLNVIKNIDITVAGGEVYGLLGANGAGKSTTIECILGTRKADRGEISILGMNPQKERKKLFEQVGVQFQEVNYPDKIKVNELCEETACLYKSPADYDGLLKQFGLAEKKPSPVSELSGGQKQRLFIVLALIPNPRVVFLDELTTGLDTKARRSVWKSLKELKGKGLTIFLTSHFMDEVEELCDRIGILKDGEFVFCGTVAEAIEKSPYDRLEDAYLWFTGEEKYEDE; this is encoded by the coding sequence ATGCAGACAACCATCAGGGTGTCCGGTCTGGAAAAGTCCTACGGCACACTAAACGTAATCAAAAATATTGACATAACCGTTGCGGGAGGCGAAGTTTATGGTCTTCTCGGCGCAAACGGAGCAGGAAAAAGCACAACCATCGAGTGTATTTTAGGCACCAGAAAAGCCGACCGGGGAGAAATCTCCATTCTGGGAATGAATCCTCAGAAGGAACGTAAAAAATTATTCGAGCAGGTCGGCGTCCAGTTCCAGGAAGTAAATTATCCCGATAAAATCAAGGTAAATGAGTTATGTGAGGAGACGGCCTGTCTGTACAAATCCCCGGCAGACTATGACGGGCTGCTTAAGCAGTTCGGCCTTGCGGAAAAGAAACCAAGCCCGGTAAGTGAACTGTCCGGCGGCCAGAAACAGCGGCTGTTCATTGTACTGGCGCTGATCCCTAATCCGCGGGTCGTATTTTTGGACGAACTGACCACGGGACTCGACACAAAGGCCAGAAGGAGTGTATGGAAAAGCCTGAAGGAACTGAAGGGTAAGGGACTGACCATCTTTTTAACCTCCCATTTCATGGATGAGGTGGAAGAACTCTGCGACAGAATCGGTATTTTAAAAGACGGGGAATTTGTTTTCTGCGGCACGGTGGCCGAAGCAATAGAAAAAAGCCCGTACGACAGGCTGGAAGATGCCTATCTGTGGTTTACAGGAGAGGAGAAATACGAAGATGAATAA
- a CDS encoding manganese efflux pump MntP family protein has protein sequence MSLIELFILAVGLSMDAFAVAVCKGLSMQRMNKKHALIIGLYFGGFQAGMPLIGYYLGYHFKEAITSVDHWIAFILLVLIGANMVKESFCRCDEEELDPSVDFKTMAVLAVATSIDALAVGVTLAFLSVHIVPAVSFIGIITFFLSVVGVKAGNLFGMKYKSKAEFTGGVILIIMGTKILIEHLFF, from the coding sequence ATGTCATTAATCGAACTATTTATCCTCGCCGTGGGTCTTTCGATGGATGCGTTTGCCGTCGCAGTCTGTAAGGGACTTTCCATGCAACGTATGAATAAAAAACATGCTCTTATTATCGGCCTCTACTTCGGCGGATTCCAGGCCGGAATGCCGCTGATTGGTTATTATCTCGGCTACCATTTTAAGGAGGCCATCACCTCTGTGGATCACTGGATTGCCTTTATCCTGCTGGTTCTCATCGGCGCCAATATGGTCAAGGAATCTTTCTGCCGCTGCGATGAGGAAGAACTCGATCCCTCCGTGGATTTTAAAACCATGGCCGTGCTTGCAGTTGCTACCAGCATCGACGCTCTGGCCGTCGGCGTTACTCTTGCCTTCCTGAGTGTCCATATTGTGCCGGCTGTTTCCTTTATCGGTATTATCACCTTCTTTCTCTCTGTCGTGGGCGTCAAGGCGGGCAATCTTTTCGGCATGAAATACAAATCAAAGGCCGAATTTACAGGAGGCGTTATCCTTATTATAATGGGCACAAAAATCCTGATAGAGCATCTGTTCTTCTAA
- the pstC gene encoding phosphate ABC transporter permease subunit PstC, whose protein sequence is MHEKNFSIFGGHKSKSAVEKGAEVIFTACGLLAVIAVFSITLYMIISGTPALFKVGILDILFGSVWKPTADPAMFGILYVILTSIVGTFMAILIGVPIGVFTAIFLAEVAPPKLAACVRPAVELLAGIPSVIYGLLGILILNPLMYKLELKLFAGSTTHQFTGGANLISAVLVLAVMILPTVISITESALRAVPKHLKSASLALGATHIQTIFKVLVPAARSGIITAVVLGCGRAIGEAMAISLVSGSSVNLPLPFNSVRFLTTAIVAEMSYSQGLHREVLFTIGLVLFVFIMFINTVLTRMFQKGGVENDR, encoded by the coding sequence ATGCATGAAAAGAACTTTTCCATTTTTGGCGGCCATAAAAGTAAATCGGCTGTAGAAAAAGGGGCGGAAGTCATTTTTACCGCCTGCGGCCTGCTGGCAGTCATAGCGGTATTTTCCATTACGTTATATATGATTATCAGTGGTACACCGGCGCTCTTCAAGGTGGGGATTCTCGATATCCTTTTTGGGAGTGTCTGGAAACCGACGGCGGATCCTGCTATGTTTGGAATCCTTTATGTGATTCTCACTTCCATTGTCGGTACTTTTATGGCGATTCTGATCGGTGTGCCGATCGGCGTTTTCACGGCCATCTTTCTGGCGGAGGTGGCGCCTCCGAAACTGGCCGCCTGTGTCCGGCCGGCCGTGGAGCTGCTGGCCGGGATTCCGTCGGTCATATACGGCCTTTTGGGAATCCTGATTCTGAATCCCCTGATGTACAAACTGGAGCTTAAATTATTCGCAGGTTCCACGACCCATCAGTTTACCGGGGGAGCCAATCTGATTTCGGCGGTGTTAGTGCTGGCGGTCATGATTCTTCCGACCGTCATAAGCATCACGGAATCGGCGCTCCGGGCGGTGCCGAAGCATTTAAAAAGCGCTTCACTGGCTCTCGGCGCAACCCATATCCAGACCATTTTCAAGGTGCTGGTTCCCGCAGCCAGATCGGGCATTATCACGGCGGTTGTACTCGGCTGCGGCCGGGCGATAGGAGAGGCCATGGCCATCAGCCTGGTATCGGGAAGTTCCGTGAATCTTCCGCTTCCATTTAACTCCGTCCGGTTCCTGACGACCGCGATTGTGGCGGAAATGTCATATTCCCAGGGACTCCACAGAGAGGTCCTTTTCACAATCGGGCTGGTCCTCTTTGTATTTATTATGTTTATCAATACGGTACTGACCCGCATGTTCCAGAAAGGAGGGGTGGAGAATGACAGGTAA
- the phoU gene encoding phosphate signaling complex protein PhoU, producing the protein MAPRMMFDQELVELNSELVKMSGMVEKAIADSFEALNKKDFVLAKRVINGDRTVDEMERKIESRCLSLMLRQQPVARDLRHISTALKVVTDLERIGDHAADIAELTIRMSDNRSFVGVKHLPAMVDNVKAMLRDAIHAFTQRDTQAAEQIELRDDMIDAYFDKVKNEVVELLKSDSSQSDMAVDLLMIAKYLERIGDHAVNVCEWTEFSDTGTLNNVPIL; encoded by the coding sequence ATGGCACCGAGAATGATGTTTGACCAGGAGCTTGTGGAGTTAAACAGCGAACTGGTAAAGATGAGCGGGATGGTGGAGAAGGCCATTGCAGACAGCTTCGAAGCCCTGAATAAAAAAGATTTTGTACTGGCGAAAAGGGTGATTAACGGCGACCGGACTGTAGATGAGATGGAGCGCAAAATCGAGAGCCGGTGTCTGTCCCTGATGCTCAGGCAGCAGCCCGTGGCACGCGATTTGCGACACATATCAACGGCCCTCAAGGTGGTGACGGATCTGGAACGGATTGGGGATCACGCGGCGGACATTGCGGAGCTGACGATCAGGATGAGCGATAACCGTTCATTTGTCGGAGTAAAGCACCTGCCGGCCATGGTAGACAATGTAAAAGCCATGCTGCGCGACGCCATCCACGCGTTTACCCAGCGCGATACGCAGGCCGCGGAGCAGATAGAGCTGAGGGACGATATGATAGACGCCTATTTTGATAAAGTGAAAAATGAGGTGGTGGAGCTGCTGAAATCTGATTCTTCGCAGTCGGATATGGCGGTGGATCTCCTGATGATTGCAAAATATCTGGAGCGGATCGGGGATCATGCGGTCAATGTATGCGAGTGGACGGAATTTTCCGATACGGGAACTTTAAACAATGTTCCTATTTTATAG
- the pstA gene encoding phosphate ABC transporter permease PstA, whose product MTGNASIYNKKTRASDRALTALIYLAAVIAIGILVGIMGYVFVRGIPQISWQFLSTVQSARKGTFGILGNIVNTLYMIVMTLVIAAPVGIGSAIYLNEYAKPGKMVRTIEFTTEILSGIPSILFGLFGMVFFGSALKLGYSVLTGSFTLTLMVLPLITRSTQEALKTVPDSYRSGALGIGATKWYMIRTILLPSAAPGILTGIILSVGRIVGESAALLFTAGSGFKLPRDLFGKLFESSGTLTIQLYLSMQKAKYDQAFGIAVVLLVIVLGINLLTRYLTGKFDVTRLK is encoded by the coding sequence ATGACAGGTAACGCAAGTATTTACAACAAAAAGACCCGCGCTTCCGATCGGGCGCTTACGGCGCTTATTTATCTGGCGGCCGTCATAGCCATCGGCATCCTTGTGGGAATCATGGGGTATGTATTTGTGAGAGGCATCCCGCAGATTTCCTGGCAGTTTCTTTCCACGGTACAGAGCGCAAGAAAAGGGACGTTCGGAATTCTGGGAAATATCGTAAATACGCTGTACATGATTGTGATGACGCTGGTTATTGCGGCTCCCGTGGGAATTGGCTCAGCCATCTACCTGAATGAGTACGCAAAGCCGGGAAAAATGGTGAGAACGATTGAATTTACAACGGAAATCCTTTCGGGAATCCCGTCTATCCTGTTCGGCCTGTTCGGCATGGTGTTTTTCGGTTCCGCGCTGAAGCTTGGATACTCCGTGCTGACCGGATCCTTTACCCTGACGCTGATGGTTCTTCCGCTTATCACGAGGAGCACCCAGGAGGCATTAAAGACGGTGCCCGACAGTTACCGTTCGGGCGCGCTTGGGATTGGCGCGACGAAATGGTATATGATCAGGACTATCCTGCTTCCCAGTGCGGCTCCTGGAATTCTGACCGGAATTATTCTTTCGGTCGGACGGATCGTGGGAGAGTCGGCGGCGCTCCTTTTCACGGCGGGAAGCGGTTTTAAGCTTCCCAGGGATTTGTTCGGCAAACTGTTTGAATCCAGCGGTACGCTGACAATCCAGCTATACCTGTCCATGCAGAAAGCAAAATATGATCAGGCTTTCGGCATTGCGGTCGTGTTGCTCGTAATCGTCCTGGGCATCAACCTCCTGACCAGATATCTGACGGGAAAATTCGATGTGACGAGGCTTAAATAG
- a CDS encoding DUF5780 domain-containing protein, with the protein MTKHKLMPGTTVLIAGVLAAVLLGGAVSAAANTGTGDVKGPVSQEKAVIYENVEMRRYEGESGHPYIHDIKTNGTDRGIAGYKQGKLAFDRDGNPLKIDWWSLDTDLEYEYFYLYENDSSGLASGGTEDVFGGWSLNLMGEDDNVADISYILYCDKEITFEDGTVWENPDFEGWLSAYCGKKTDVNVLESYYPYVQKIDINDTK; encoded by the coding sequence ATGACGAAACACAAGTTAATGCCGGGAACCACCGTACTGATTGCGGGTGTTCTGGCAGCGGTTTTACTTGGTGGTGCGGTAAGTGCCGCAGCGAATACCGGAACCGGGGATGTAAAGGGGCCGGTATCCCAGGAGAAGGCCGTTATCTATGAAAATGTGGAAATGCGCCGATACGAAGGGGAGAGCGGCCATCCCTATATCCATGACATTAAAACAAACGGAACGGATCGGGGAATAGCGGGCTATAAACAGGGGAAATTGGCCTTTGACCGTGACGGTAATCCCCTGAAAATTGACTGGTGGAGCCTGGACACCGATTTAGAATATGAATATTTCTATCTTTATGAGAATGATTCGTCCGGACTTGCCTCAGGCGGGACGGAAGATGTATTTGGCGGCTGGTCGTTGAATCTCATGGGTGAAGACGATAATGTGGCAGATATTTCCTATATACTGTATTGCGATAAAGAGATTACGTTTGAGGATGGAACCGTATGGGAAAACCCGGATTTTGAGGGCTGGCTTTCCGCTTACTGCGGTAAAAAGACCGATGTTAACGTTTTGGAGTCTTATTATCCTTACGTACAAAAAATTGATATTAACGATACAAAATAA
- the pstB gene encoding phosphate ABC transporter ATP-binding protein PstB, whose protein sequence is METKIVTTDLNLYYGSNHALKNINLDIYTNKITALIGPSGCGKSTYLKTLNRMNDLVDGVKIDGRVLIDGEDIYDSKVDTTLLRKKVGMVFQQPNPFPMSIYDNIAYGPRIHGIKNKGRLDQIVEQSLNGAALWDEVKDRLKKSALGLSGGQQQRLCIARALAVEPEILLMDEPTSALDPISTLKIEDLMDELKQKYTVVIVTHNMQQATRIADYTAFFLVGEVIEYAPTGELFSHPAEKKTEDYITGRFG, encoded by the coding sequence ATGGAAACCAAGATTGTTACCACGGATTTGAACCTGTATTACGGTTCCAACCACGCACTGAAAAATATCAACCTGGATATTTATACAAATAAAATTACCGCATTGATTGGACCGTCCGGCTGCGGAAAGTCCACTTACCTGAAGACGTTGAACAGGATGAATGATCTGGTGGATGGTGTAAAAATAGACGGCAGGGTCCTGATAGACGGGGAAGACATTTACGATTCCAAGGTGGATACGACGCTTTTACGTAAAAAGGTGGGCATGGTGTTCCAGCAGCCCAATCCGTTTCCCATGAGCATCTACGATAACATTGCCTACGGGCCGAGAATCCATGGCATTAAAAACAAGGGCCGGTTAGATCAAATTGTGGAGCAAAGCCTTAACGGAGCGGCTCTCTGGGACGAGGTGAAAGACAGGCTTAAAAAATCGGCGCTAGGACTCTCTGGAGGCCAGCAGCAGAGACTCTGCATCGCCAGAGCGCTGGCCGTGGAGCCGGAGATCCTTCTGATGGATGAGCCGACATCGGCTCTGGATCCGATTTCCACACTGAAAATCGAAGATTTAATGGATGAGCTGAAGCAGAAATATACGGTGGTGATTGTTACCCATAATATGCAGCAGGCAACACGTATCGCGGACTATACCGCATTTTTTCTGGTGGGTGAGGTAATAGAATACGCCCCGACAGGCGAGCTATTCTCACATCCGGCAGAGAAAAAAACGGAAGACTATATCACGGGACGTTTCGGCTGA
- a CDS encoding phosphate ABC transporter substrate-binding protein codes for MKKRFQKSIAILGAAVLMMGLAGCSSSSEAPSTAAPAADTGEVQAADTEAADTEAAEAQGDLSGSITLAGSTSMEKFSNALAEAFMEKYPDVTVQAEFTGSSAGVEAVLGGQSDIGNSSRNLKDEEKGKGAVENIVAIDGIAVVTDPANTAADLTKEQLINIYNGTITNWKDAGGADQPVVVVGREAGSGTRGAFEEILKLEDACKYANELDSTGAVMAKVASTPGAIGYVSLDVIDDTVKVLTLDGVEANEANIKTGDYFLSRPFVMATNGEISAQSDLVKALFDYVYSAEGDELIQSVGLITTK; via the coding sequence ATGAAAAAAAGATTTCAGAAATCAATAGCAATTTTAGGCGCGGCAGTTTTAATGATGGGGCTTGCGGGATGCAGTTCTTCTTCTGAAGCGCCGTCCACGGCAGCTCCGGCGGCGGATACGGGTGAGGTGCAGGCGGCGGATACAGAGGCGGCGGATACGGAAGCAGCAGAGGCCCAGGGCGATTTGAGCGGTTCCATCACACTGGCAGGCTCCACTTCCATGGAGAAATTTTCCAATGCTCTTGCAGAGGCATTTATGGAGAAATATCCCGACGTGACGGTGCAGGCCGAGTTTACAGGTTCTTCCGCAGGCGTCGAAGCGGTACTCGGCGGACAGAGTGATATCGGAAATTCTTCCAGAAACTTAAAGGATGAGGAGAAGGGAAAGGGAGCTGTAGAAAATATTGTGGCAATCGACGGAATTGCGGTAGTGACGGATCCGGCCAATACAGCGGCAGACCTTACGAAGGAGCAGCTCATCAATATTTATAACGGCACAATCACAAACTGGAAGGACGCAGGCGGAGCGGATCAGCCTGTCGTAGTGGTAGGACGCGAGGCAGGTTCCGGTACAAGGGGCGCTTTTGAGGAGATTCTCAAACTGGAGGACGCCTGCAAATATGCCAACGAGCTGGATTCCACAGGCGCTGTTATGGCTAAGGTGGCGTCCACACCGGGCGCTATCGGATATGTGTCACTCGATGTAATCGACGACACGGTTAAGGTGCTGACCTTAGACGGAGTGGAGGCCAATGAGGCGAATATTAAAACTGGTGATTACTTCTTAAGCCGTCCGTTTGTGATGGCGACCAACGGTGAGATTTCTGCCCAGAGCGACCTGGTAAAGGCATTATTTGACTATGTGTATTCCGCCGAGGGTGACGAGCTTATCCAGTCCGTAGGGCTTATCACGACAAAATAA
- the tyrS gene encoding tyrosine--tRNA ligase, with the protein MKIYEELVARGLIAQVTNEEEIKNMINEGKATFYIGFDPTADSLHVGHFMALCLMKRLQMAGNKPIALLGGGTGMIGDPSGRSDMRQMMTVDTIQHNCDCFKEQMSRFIDFSEGKAMMVNNAEWLMDLNYVELLREVGPHFSVNRMLTAECYKQRMEKGLSFLEFNYMIMQSYDFYMLFQKYGCNMQFGGDDQWSNMLGGTELIRRKLGKDAHAMTITLLLNSEGKKMGKTQSGAVWLDPKKTTPFEFYQYWRNVGDADVLKCLRMLTFLPLEQIDEMDKWEGSQLNTAKEILAYELTKLVHGEEEAEKAKEASRALFSSGNAADMPTAELTEEDFTGDEIDILTILQKSGLAPSRSEARRNVEQGGVAVDGETVKDTKAVFTKAQLSGDGVVVKRGKKNFKKVVLK; encoded by the coding sequence ATGAAAATCTACGAAGAGTTAGTTGCCAGAGGCCTGATTGCCCAGGTAACGAACGAAGAAGAAATCAAAAACATGATTAACGAAGGAAAAGCCACATTTTACATTGGCTTTGACCCGACTGCGGACAGCCTTCATGTAGGCCATTTCATGGCGCTCTGCCTGATGAAACGTCTTCAGATGGCGGGAAATAAACCGATTGCGCTTTTAGGCGGCGGTACGGGAATGATCGGTGATCCGTCCGGAAGAAGCGATATGCGACAGATGATGACGGTGGACACGATTCAGCACAACTGTGACTGCTTCAAGGAGCAGATGAGCCGTTTTATCGACTTCTCCGAGGGCAAGGCCATGATGGTAAACAATGCGGAGTGGCTGATGGATCTCAACTATGTGGAGCTGTTACGTGAAGTAGGACCGCACTTCAGCGTAAACCGCATGCTGACGGCGGAGTGCTACAAGCAGAGAATGGAAAAGGGCTTAAGCTTCTTAGAGTTTAACTATATGATTATGCAGAGTTATGACTTCTATATGCTGTTCCAGAAGTACGGCTGCAACATGCAGTTCGGCGGCGATGACCAGTGGAGCAACATGCTGGGCGGAACCGAACTGATCCGCCGTAAGCTGGGCAAGGACGCCCACGCCATGACCATCACCCTCCTTCTGAATTCCGAAGGCAAGAAGATGGGCAAGACGCAGTCCGGCGCAGTATGGCTGGATCCGAAAAAGACGACTCCGTTCGAGTTCTACCAGTACTGGAGAAACGTGGGAGACGCCGATGTATTAAAATGCTTAAGAATGCTTACCTTCCTTCCGCTCGAGCAGATTGACGAGATGGACAAATGGGAAGGCAGCCAGCTCAACACGGCGAAAGAAATCCTGGCATACGAGCTTACAAAGCTGGTACACGGCGAGGAAGAAGCAGAGAAGGCAAAAGAGGCGTCCAGAGCGTTATTCTCAAGCGGAAATGCTGCCGATATGCCGACGGCCGAGCTTACAGAGGAAGACTTTACAGGGGATGAGATCGATATTCTCACTATCCTCCAGAAATCCGGTCTGGCTCCGTCGCGTTCCGAGGCAAGGAGAAACGTGGAGCAGGGCGGCGTAGCCGTAGACGGCGAGACGGTAAAGGATACAAAGGCCGTATTTACAAAGGCACAGCTCTCAGGGGACGGAGTGGTTGTAAAACGCGGTAAGAAGAACTTTAAAAAGGTAGTTTTAAAATAA